Genomic window (Streptomyces cadmiisoli):
GACGGTGATGTAGCCGACCAGGTTGACGCCGGCGGCGCCGCTGGCGAGGTCCTCGCCGCGCTGGTCGAGACGGTTGTGGGCGGCGACGTCGCGCGGGTCGACGGTGCGGTTCATCTTGGCGGCGCGGCTCGCCTCGGCCTCGTCGTTGGTCTTCTCGGTGAGCATGCGCTCGATGGCCACCTCGGTGGGTTCGAGGTCCATCGTGACGGCGACGGTGCGGATGACGTCCGGGGTGTGCACCAGCAGGGGCGCCAGGAAGTTGACGCCCACCGGGGTCATCGGCCACTCCTTGACCCAGGCGGTGGCGTGGCACCAGGGCGCGCGGGTGAACGACTCCCGGGTCTTGGCCTGGAGGAACGTGGGCTCCATGGCGTCCAGCTCGGCCGGCCAGGCGTTGCGCTTGGTCATCGCCTGGATGTGGTCGATCGGGTGGTCCGGGTCGTACATGGAGTGGATGAGGGAGGCGAGGCGGCCCTGGCCGAGCGGCTGCCGGACGCGGATGTCGGCCTCCTGGAGGCGCGAGCAGATGTCGGTCAGCTCACGCGCCATGACGACCGCGAGACCGGCGTCCCGGTCGGCCCTGCCGCCGTTCGGGCGGGCGGCGCGGGCCATGGCGTGCGCCTCGGCGGCGAGTTCGCGGTTGAAGTGCATACAGGCGACGAGGTACGCGCGGTGCTGCTCGCTGCTCGTCGACACCATCGACTGGAGCTGCTCGTACGACTGCTGGAGCCAGCCCGGGGACCGTTCGTCGCCGCGGACGGCGACGTCCTTGGCGTGGGCGTCGGGGTCGGCGGGCAGGGTGCGGGCCAGCATCTGGAGCCGGGTGACGAAGCCGTCGCCGTTCGCGACATGCTTCAGCAGCGTGCCGAAGCGGTCGACCAGGGCTTCCTGGTCCTCGGAGTCCCGCAGGCCGACGCCGGGGCCCTCGATCTCGATGGCGGCGGTGACGGTCTTGCGGTCCGCGTGCAGCAGTACGGCGATCTCGTCGGGGCCGAAGGGGGCGGACAGCCAGGTGATGCGGCCGATGCCGGGCGGCGCGCCGATCTCCACCTCCCGGCCGTCCATCCGGGTGCCCGCCTCGATGGCCTCCGAGCGGTAGGTGGTGCCGGAGCGGAGGGTGCGCTTGTAGCTGCGGTTGATCTCGAACCAGCGGTAGAACGTGCGGTGTTTGTACGGCACGTAGACCGCGGCCAGCGCGATGAGCGGGAAGCCCATCAGCAGCACGATGCGCAGGGACAGCACGGGCACCAGGAGACCGCACATCATGCCGAGGAACGCGCCCGCGATGATCAGCGCGATCTCGCCGGTCTCGCGGTTGCGGCCGACGATCGCGTTGGGCCGGGCGCGGCCGATCAGATACGTACGGCGGGGCGTGACCGGATGGGACAGATGGGACTGGGTCGTCAACGCCCTTCACCTCCCGTGCGGTTGGTACTGCTGTTGCGGGCATTGCCGGCGTGCGGGGTGTTCAGCGGGCTCGCGGACCGTGGGGCGGGTGCGGCGGAGGGGACAGATCCGCCGCCACCGCCGGGGGTGCGCGAGCCGTGCGCGGCGACGCCGCCGGAGGTCTGGTTGGCGGGGCGGGGCGCGCTCGAGGAGGCCTGGTTGTTGTCGGCGCGGGTGCTGTGGGTCTTGATGCCCTGGGCGACGAGGGTCGCGGGGGAGCTGATGACCGCGGCGGCCTTGCCTTCGGCGCCCTGCATGATGCGGTTGTTGCGGGAGCCGGCGATCTCGTCGCCGAAGCCGGGGACGAAGCGGTAGATCATCGCCGACGCGAAGATGGCGAGCAGGATGATCGCGAGGCCGGAGACGACCGCGGAGAAGGCGTCCGGGCCGTCGTCGGCGGACAGCGCGCCGGCCAGGCCGAGGACGATCACGATGACCGGCTTGACCAGGATGACCGCGATCATGATGCCGGCCCAGCGGCGGACGTGGCCCCACAGGTTCTTGTCGACGAGGCCGGCGTAGACGACGGTGCCGAGGAGGGCGCCGACGTACAGCAGGGCCGCCCTGATGACCAGCTCCAGCCAGAGCACGCCGGCGGCGAGGATCGACACGAGGGAGACCACGATCAGCATGATCGGGCCGCCGCCGATGTCCTCGCCCTTTTCGAGCGCGCCGGAGAAGTTGCCGAAGAAGGCGTCCGTCTGGTCGCCGGTGGCCTTGGCGAGGACCTCGGAGACGCCGTCCGTCGCGGAGACGACGGTGTAGAGGATCAGCGGGGTGAACGCGGAGGCCAGGACGGTGAGCCAGAGGAAGCCGATCGCCTCGCCGATGGCGGTGGACAGGGGTACGCCGCGGACGGCCCGCTTGGCCACGGCCAGCAGCCACAGAAGGAGCGTGAGGATCGTGGACGCGGCGAAGACCACGGCGTACTGCTGGAGGAACCGCTCGTTCGTGAAGTCGACGTTCGCGGTGTCCTTCACGGCTTCGCTGAGCTTGTCCACCGTCCAGGCGGCGGCGTCCGCGCAGCCCTGGGCGAGGGAGGAGAGGGGGTCGAGGGTGGTGGAGGGGTCGGGGGTGGAGCCGCTGCGGTTGCTGCCGGGGGCGGGGTTGCCGCGTTCGCAGTAGTCCTTGGCGGGGCCGACGATGAGGTCGCAGTCGCCGTCCGACGGGGACGGTGACGGAGTGGGTGCCGCCGCGGCACGGGTGGCAAGCAGTACGACTGCGGTCTGTACGGCGGTGACGGCGGCGGCGAGTCTCAGCGCGCGGCGCGGCTTACCGGGCATAGGTGAACCCTCCGTACTCCTCGACGGCCTTGCTCATTTCGTCGGCGCCGGACGCCTGGTTGTCGCCCGGAACCGGGGCGGGGCCGTCCTTCTGGGCGAAGCTGTCGATCTTCCAGTCGCCCTCGGCCCAGCGCAGTTGGAGCGTCAGGGTGAACCAGTCGCTGGTGACCGGACTGGTCGACTTGTCACCCGCTGTGCCGTACAACCCGGTGCACCAGACCTCGACGGCCGCGGCGCTGTCCGAGAAGTCGGTGACCTTGGTGCCCATCGGCGTCGTGCGCGAGACGTAGGTGCTGCCCGCTCTCGGGTTGCCGTTGGCGTCCAGCCCGATGTCGGCGAGGAAGCGCTTGGAGTAGCTCTGGTCGAACCTGGTCTTCAGCTCGGCCTGTTTGTCGGCGACGAAGATCTGTTGGACGATCCCGGTGCGCCGGGCCGGTTTGAGGATCTCGGCGGAGACCAGCGCCACCGCATAGTTGGCCGCCGCCGACTGTGCCCCCTGTTCCGACTGGGCGAAGCCCGAGGGGATCCCGTTCGCGCCCGCCCCCACCGGGCGTTCCCCGCTCGCCGCCGTCGTGGCCGGGTCCGGGCCCGAGGCGGCCGGGTCGGTGGACGCGGAGTCGTCTCCGCCGCGGTTGGCGAAGGCGATCGCGGCGATCAGCAGGACCACCACGCCGACCACCGTGACCAGGCTCCGGGAGGACGAACGGCCGCGCCGCGCGCCCCCGTAGGGGTCGGTGTCGGGCAGCCGGGTGCGGGTGCGTCCCGTACCGCGGTAACCGCCGGAGGCCTCGTGCTCGTCACCGGGACTCATGCCGCGTACGCCCCCTCGACGTGATGGCGGAAAGCGTCGTACCGAATGAATGTGTCGATGTACGACGGTAGCCGTGCTGGTTCCCGCGCGGGCGCGGTGTGGTGACTCGACATCAGGGAAACGCAACCTCAGCCGGTGGGCACGACGGGCGGGTGGGGTGGAGGGGGACGACCGGGCGCGCCCGGGGGGACGGGAACGGGGGCCTACACGGCCATGCCGTACACGATGGTGAACAGCGTGCCGAGGGAGCCGATGATGAAGACGCCCGTGAGGCCGGCGATGATGAGGCCCTTGCCCTGTTCCGCGCTGAAGGTGTCCCGCAGGGCCGTCGCACCGATGCGCTGTTTGGCGGCGCCCCAGATGGCGATGCCGAGGCAGAGCAGGATGGCGACCGCCATCACGACCTCGATCATCACCTTGGCCTCGTTGCCCAGGCTGCCGAAGGGGCCCCAGTCCGGAGCGATCCCGCCGATGATGGTGTTGATGTCTCCCTCGTCGGCCGCAAAGAGCATGTAAGTCACCGCCCCTGTTGGGTAGTTCCGCAGTCCCCTGCGGTGCGCAGAGGTCAGGCCTCATTCTCGCCGACGATGGCGCTGTCGTATGTCGACTTGGCGTCATCGAGTGGCGGGTTTCGTACGAACAGCTCGAATCGTCACTCTGTGTATCACGGCAGGTTACACCGGGCAACGAAGTGGGAGCGAAACCCGGCATGTGGTTCCGTCGTTGAGCTCTCTTACGGCCTTCCCCCGTCCGGGGGCCGTTTTTGACGGTCGGTCGGATGAGCGCTCGTGCCGGTGTTCCCGGGGTGAAGGCTATCGCCACCGGTGAACTCGGCCTCAGCGCGGGCGGAGTCCGTGCAGCAGGTGGTGGACCAGTTCGCCGACGGCGTCGAGCGCGGCCTGCGGCGCGAGTGTGCCGTTGGCGGCGAAGGTGGCGACGCCGTGCAGGCTGGCGGCCGCGAGCAGGGTGATGTGCTCGGGGTCGCCTCCGACGATCTCGCCGTGCCGCTGCCCGTCCGCGATGAGCCGGACGAAGGGCGCGATGTTCCGCTCCACGGCGGCGGCGAGCTGGTCGGAGATGTCCGGGTCGTGCTTGCGCGCGTACATCAGTTCCAGCAGGGCGGCGTTGTCGATGGTGAAGCCGAGATAGGCGCGCGCGACGCGGGTCAGCCGCTCCTGGAAGGGGAGTTCCGGGTCGTCGGCGCCGTTCACGGTCTGCGCCATGCGTTCGAAGCCGGTGAGCGCGAGGGCGTCGAGCAGGGCCTGCTTGTCCTTGAAGTGCCGGCCCGGTGCCGCGTGGCTGACGCCGGTCTCGCGGGCGAGTTCGCGCAGCGACAGGGCGGCGGCGCCTTTGTCCCGCAGGGTGCGCTCGGCGCCGGTCAGCAGGGCGGCGCGGAGGTCTCCGTGGTGGTAGGGGCGGGTCTCGGGCATGCGCACCATCTTAACGCGATGTTGACGACGGCAGCTTTGTTGGCGCTGCCATCTTTGTTGTCATTGACATCATTGTTGGCGATGGCTACATTCGAGGGCATGGCTATCAGGAGCAAGCCGGCCCGGCCGGCGAAATGGAACACGAGCCGTCTTCCGGACCTCACCGGCCGGACGGCGGTCGTCACCGGCGCCAACAGCGGCATCGGCCTCGC
Coding sequences:
- a CDS encoding SCO6880 family protein encodes the protein MTTQSHLSHPVTPRRTYLIGRARPNAIVGRNRETGEIALIIAGAFLGMMCGLLVPVLSLRIVLLMGFPLIALAAVYVPYKHRTFYRWFEINRSYKRTLRSGTTYRSEAIEAGTRMDGREVEIGAPPGIGRITWLSAPFGPDEIAVLLHADRKTVTAAIEIEGPGVGLRDSEDQEALVDRFGTLLKHVANGDGFVTRLQMLARTLPADPDAHAKDVAVRGDERSPGWLQQSYEQLQSMVSTSSEQHRAYLVACMHFNRELAAEAHAMARAARPNGGRADRDAGLAVVMARELTDICSRLQEADIRVRQPLGQGRLASLIHSMYDPDHPIDHIQAMTKRNAWPAELDAMEPTFLQAKTRESFTRAPWCHATAWVKEWPMTPVGVNFLAPLLVHTPDVIRTVAVTMDLEPTEVAIERMLTEKTNDEAEASRAAKMNRTVDPRDVAAHNRLDQRGEDLASGAAGVNLVGYITVSSRSPEALARDKRTIRASAGKSYLKLEWCDREHHRAFVNTLPFATGIRR
- a CDS encoding TetR/AcrR family transcriptional regulator, which codes for MVRMPETRPYHHGDLRAALLTGAERTLRDKGAAALSLRELARETGVSHAAPGRHFKDKQALLDALALTGFERMAQTVNGADDPELPFQERLTRVARAYLGFTIDNAALLELMYARKHDPDISDQLAAAVERNIAPFVRLIADGQRHGEIVGGDPEHITLLAAASLHGVATFAANGTLAPQAALDAVGELVHHLLHGLRPR